Genomic window (Rosa chinensis cultivar Old Blush chromosome 6, RchiOBHm-V2, whole genome shotgun sequence):
ATCTGTGTTACCTGATGCTATCAAAAATTAATGATCATATGCAAGGATGCAAACATATCCTAGTAATACTGATCCATCCGGAATCCCAGGAGTAGCTCATGATGCATCAATGCAACTCGAGAATTAGTTAGCGTTATTTAGTTTGTGGAGAACTGTTAGTATATACATCATGATATTCCATCTGGAATGTATTGACATTCATGCTAATAACACGTACAAATTCAAGACAGAAAATCAAAGAAACTCCTAGCCTCTAAGGAGCATATTTTATGGTAGAGTCCCGTCTATGGTAGAGTCCATCATAAACATATACAGAAATGATATAGAAACGTTCGGGGCTAGCTCTGCACTGATAGCGGTCGATGTGCCCCAGTCTAgtccttggttttttttttttttttctccttctcaAATAACCATTCTCTTTGCTTAGTCATAATCGAATAGGATTCTTCTTGTGAGTACTCCAAAACCTTTCTTGAAGAACTAGGTCTCAAGTGTTGTCTTACTTGTGTACTTACGGTTCCTATACCAGCCAAACCACATGACATGAGAAAGATGGCAGGTAAGACTGGATAATTTGATAGGACTATTGGCATGGTTAAAGAAGTAAATATACTTGACTCTCTAGAAAACGCATTGAGAAATGCTACTAACCGTACATGTCTGGAAgactaaataataaaaaactatCGCAGCTTTCCCACCTCTTCAGTACTAGGCTATCCTGGTGGAGTTCCCAAATGCAAGTGAGTATTGCCTGCAATAGCAGGCAGCATTACAATTAGTGCACAGTGGGGTTTCTCGGTGAAGAAGCCTGATAAAAACGAGCAGAAAAAATCTCAAGGCTGAGGGTAGTGAGTATGAAGTTCCAGTCTGCTGATGAAGTAGCCTACAAATAAAGCGAAAAGAAATAAGTGCAGTTCAAAACCAAGGGATATATAATGAAATGGAATATGTTGTTTGACTATGGTTAGAAGTTTTGAGCATTACATCTTTAGTGCCCTTTCGCTCCTCATGGTCATTGATGTCCTCACTGACACAGTGACACCAATGCTGATGATCTCCTACTGGACACTGACATTGCTGATGTCCACATCTACAGGTTGCTCAGTAATCTTCTTCTACTATAGAAAACACATGTCTTCGAAACTACATGGTTTAACTTGGATGTTCTCTTACACACCAGACATTTTCCACTATTGCCTGTtacaaaatagagaaaagagctTTTATTAACTTGGATGTTTTCTCCATTCACCATGATCCGGCTGTCTTTCCCAATCCTCAAAACCTTTTAGCTCTGTTATTGCTGATCCCCAAAACTATTACACTGGAAACTAAAAATACAGGATAACTGTATATGAGAAACTAAAGTTTGAAAGTTTGCATATGATCTAGAAAACTTTGTGTTGGAAGTAGTTGGCTGCTGCCTACAACTTCTACATGTTCTTCCTTAAGCTATTGTAAGCTATACATAGCTAGGCAGATTTCTTTGAGGGCATACCATAGACAAAGCTTTAATGCTTTGTCTGGTATTTGGTTGTAAGGTGCCTATATAAGGCCACCATATGTTGTATGTTTAAATAATCTCAATATCAGAAATAAGATCAAGAGGAATGATATTCTTCCTCTCATATTTTATCACTTTGTGAGGTTAACTGTAACTATCTGAGCAAGTCAATTCTTCACATAAGAAGGATTGGTTATTCCAACCTGAATTCTGATTCTGTGATTTTTGCTAACCGTTATCGGTGGAGGCCTCTGGGGAAAGATGATTCAATCCAGCCAACGCTAGCTAAGTAAGAATGCAGAAAACCATGTATCCCATTGTGGTCAAGCCACTTTAAAATATTTGCTTTGAAGAAAATCACAAGGCACTGAGCACAACTACACAACTATCAAAATCTGGGAAACATTCTGCTTTTGTGTGTATATGGTCAATTATGCATTCCAATTGAAATCAAAATCCAGCCAAACATTGATAAACTTAATCACACTTCTCATGTTCTCAAACTTAATTGTATATTATGCACAGAATATAGGTCATTCAAAGAAAGTTGCATGCATACCTAGGCATAAACACTAGGATCTTTGAGAATTCATTAGGAAAGTGCATGGTGCTGCAGCTATTCATGCTGATAAATCATAGATTCAACTTTATATAGGAAAATTAAAGTCTGCTGTGTATAATCAAACTGTCATTAACTTCTTTTGCTaagaaagttcttcatctcttcATGTGAAAAGTGAAACATCATTCTTACTAGTGCATAATGCAGGGGAGACTGACTTGGGGAGGAAGCAAAATCTAACAGATTTTTCTTTTAGTCATAAATAACTTGTAAGTCGTATGTGACCCTTACACTGATTCACCAACTGTTCCAGGCATAATTTCTGTTTAGCAAGCAGGGTCATACCATCCGCCAGCTAAAgaactttcaagtttcaactatCTCAGCTAGGTTCAATACATCGCACCAATAAGAATGTAATAAAAGTTTATGGTCCACGATTCACCGAGTACTATGATCATTGGAGTAAATTAAACCAAGGGAAAGTATCAAATATGGCATGCCGCAAATTCTGGTAAAAATGTACCAAAAGCTTGTTTCTTTCATATCTGGCACTATTTGGACAAGAACTGTCTACTTTACCCTTAATGATCGATTCCATATCCAAAAACTTCATAACCGAGTGTAAGGATTTCAAATTTAAACAAGTTGTTCAACAGTAAAGTAACTTCAAACTACAATAAGGTATTCTCTCGGTTTAGAGAAGGATGTCAAAATTTTTGCAGATGAAATGAGACGACATGAAGTTCCACTTTGTCAAAGGAATAGAAACTCACACAGTGTTCCTCCACATGACAAAACTTCAAAGCAATGCTACCAAATTGTCTCTCAAGGGCTTCAAGGTCTGGTTTGGAAGGTGGATGGCCCCTAAAAGAGAAGGAAAGTCGATATTTAAATATTACTAGGTAAGTATGAGATACTCAGACCATTGTATAAAAAGTAAAAGGAAAAACCTGTTAATTACTTGGACTACACAGACCAGGAATGTGCCATGAGAATTtggaataaatatttaataGAAAAACAATTGCATCTAGGTATAAATTTGGTTAAATTATAGGGGTTTGACAAATATAGGTACCTAGTAAAACAGAGCACAAAATTTGGATCACCGGGAGAGGATTTCTTGAACTTGCTGTTTGGAAGATAAATATCAAAAACTGCCCTCACTTCATTAATCTGTATCCCATTGAACAAGCCATTGACAGACCTAATCTCTTCAGGTTCAGGACAAACTTGAGAAGAAACAGATTCACAGTTAGCCTTGACACCCTTCTTAGACCAGGGAATACCATGTCTCGCAACAATGTAACCAAGGTATCTGAGTTGCTTATAAGCTCTAAATTCCTCCAACAAGAACTTATTCTTTCCATCTGAAacctttgtatatatatatcttccaAGGAAATACTAGTATCACTACCATTCAATAGAAGCAAAGCCCCTATTTCAACCAAATACCTATAAAAGGAGTGTCACAATATACTAATACCTCAGTATCACGACATGCAAGGAAGGGCCTGAAGGATAATATTAGAACTTTCATTTACACAAAGCACCTACTAAATATATTTGACAATCCCAAATTTTTCTTAAGGGCAGGTCAATTGTAGCTCACATTAAAATTTCAGTGACTTCATAATGATAACTACAACAAAAACCGTCGAAAAGCAAAGATTTCATGAGACAACTAAAAGGCCACATACACCATGGAAGTTTCAAAGGCAAAACTTTAAGCTATAAACAAAATGTTCAGAATTTAATCTCTCAGTAAGTCAATGAAATCAGTTGTATGAAGAATGAACAAGTCCAGTTCTTTCCAGTCAAATCTATATCCCCTATTTTTCATAAAGTTTAAAATTCTAGTAATTTGCCAGAGAATCCCACCAAAAAAAGACGAAGGATGTAATCAACCCAAGAATCACAACAGAAAGAAGTTCTCTTTTCACTTACAAAACTTCCTCAATGGAGATATAGAGCTTGCCATTACGAGAGATTCCCATGGTCCTCCAAATTCTACCCTTTGGAAATACGACAGCCATGCCCATCTCATCATCCCAGTGAGCCTTGGATACACTAGACCTCCTGCAAAAGATCCCAGAAAGCTCAATATGTGAGCATATATAAACTCTCCTGTAACTTTTTCACTAAGATGGTCAGTTTAAGAGTACCAATAGTTGAAGATAATGATCGATCTTGAAGTACTGATTTAAGTAAAAACAAAACCTGGGTTGCATCTTGGATGTGGCACGAGAAGCATAGtggttttcctcttcttcttcttcatcatggtCATTGGTATACTCTTCATCTAAACATTCTTCATGCATAATCGTTAATTTTTCAGCTACCTGTGAAGATTGAAAGTAAATGTATAAAGTACAAAATCAAGCAAAGCAATAGAAAAAGATTGGATCACTGATATCCTAAAATAGCCGCATACAGGCAAGAACGTGAATTACTTAACATAAATAAAATCAGATGAAATTGGTATCCTAAATTTCCAATCAGGGAACGCATGCAAGCAAAATGTTGTGCAATTGGAGATACAGATGAGAATCAGCTGGTGACAGCTCATAGAGTCGATGGATTACATTAAGGTCCACCATGAGACTACAGAATGTTCTTGCAAATTGTGGCCCATACCAGATAAGCAGTAATTACAAATCCATAGGTTAATCATACTCTAGCAACGCCAATTGAATTAATCTGATTGCTAATGATCAGGCATACATGTAAGAACACACACAAAGACTTACAAACCTATGTATTCACTTCAGTACATATCCATAGAGAATCACTGAGTTTCCCCACTAGAAGCATAACATGTAAAATTCTCCAATGTATATATGAATCCATTAAAACACAATCAGGTGCTCAATCTTTAATGTTACAAATTAGAGTAGCAAAAGCATACCTCCTCATTGCTTCCATCCTCTGCCATAGTGTTGAGAGAGAGCTCATCATGATTCAACTTCTGTTCAGAATCATCTGTGTCAAGAGGTTCTGAGGCTCAGGAAAATGAACAGAGTAAACAGATTCTCAAACAACATTAATGGCTACAATATCCACATTGTTGAAAAATAAGTGAGTGTCAGCTGAGAGATTTAATTAGCTGAGTGGAATTTAAAATACCGGTAGAGTGAGAACAGCGGGAGAATATATCAGCAGCGAGTTGCTCCGATTCGGTTCCCTTTTCACTTTGAACTAATCTATCGTCCACACGGCATTGTTCTGGCTTCCATCTTGTTATCGTACGCTCTTCAACAGTAAATCTCTCCACACTTGATGGGGAGTCCACACTATGACCATTTCTGCTGATATAAAGAACTAACAATGTCTTTGCAACACCTCCACAAAGACGAGTGGTACAATGAATATCTAACCACTCCGTCAGTTGCTTATTTCCATCACTATGTTCCTCTGACAATACAATCACCGCATATTCAGAGTGAACTAGAGCTGGATGATGGCGGTAGGCAACAAAGTCCACACCATATTTAACTCCTGACCTGACAACCCAATTTTTCATTCTAAGATGAGAATAAGCCTTGTACAAATAGGGGAACGATGCTCTTCTGGATTCCATGCACTTCCATAGCTGGTTATCATTCTTGGAGCACTTATCTTCAACTATCTCGAGGCATTTTAGAGAATGGCATACGTAGAAGGCCTCTTCCATACTCAACTGAAACCAGTGCTTATTCTCCATCACTCTAACACCAAAGCAGGCAGATTCAAGGAGATTAGCTTCTTCTGCTTTCATTTCAACAAGTACACTGCTCCCACATAGACTGAAGCTGCAGTACTATCTTTGACATGGGTTGTGCAAGAGCTTTCGCTTTAGACCGAGATTTAGCTTCAGAGCTATTTCCTTTCCACCTAGGCCCCATTAGATTCTAGAAGAACATAAACAACTAGAACATTTTGGGATtcagagaaaacaaaaaaaaatggtatAAACTTAATCAAGCAGCGATAAGCAACCAAATTAACCAAATATTAGATTGGTCATGTAACTACAAACAATAGCACAGCTTTAAAACGGAGAGTATGTAACTGATAGGATTACAGACTTATTGATTCTGCATttcaaatttagggttttgtaGCTGATATTacaattggagaaattgagccaatagcacaaaaatattaaaattaaacTAGTGTACGGAAGACACTAATTATATCGATTATTGAAATACCTGAGGTGGAAGGAATGACAGCGGCAGAAGGGACTACGGCAGTGGTGGAAGGAGAGGGCGACGGCGGCTGAGGCGCGCCAGCTGTCCATCTATGAAGTTTGTATTATCGACTTTTATATACTAAACTGCTTACCGCGTGCCGTCTTTCcactgcaattttttttttttttggatagatGGGGCCAAAAGGGCCGAAAGTACAAATCAGATAAACCCTCGAGACTGCGCAGGTACTTTTTTATATCTCGACTTTCTACTTACTTTTCAAAATAAGCATTTATGTTCTTTTATTGATTTGCTTGCTAGAACTCATAATTGCCTTAGTGTTGCTTTGATCACAGCTTATAATCTTTGGAAATTAAGGAACTATTTAATTTTCAAGAAGATTACTTTTTCTTCTGCCAATGTTCATTCTTCTCTCCTCCTAAGAGCAAATGCACCCATGAATCAAGGGCAATTGCTGATTTGCCAATCAAATTGGTACTACCAATCCACTATTCATCCCAAATTAGAAATTGCCTCTAGCTTATACAATGCACCAATGAAGGGCAATTTGTCTGCCAATCcactattcacacttcaaatttgaatatttcattaaacttataatttaattaactaaacaattaataattagattaatcatacaatgttaatttaataaaaaataatgcataagttttaaaaacaaataaaattatatatcaagtataaataattaaatatcgttcccggaaaaaaaaatttatcgttatgataaaatatatatatatatatatatatatatatatatatatatgacaatTGATAAGATTATCGACCAATCTTCATTTACCATGTGTCGACTTTAGATACTTTTTtcttacaaaaaatatatatgatttcTGATAAGATAATCGCCCAATCTTCATTGGACAAGTGTCAACGTTAGATATCGTTATCTTCTAAAAATATATCTATGATATGTGATAAGATTTTCAACCTATATAAACGTGACAAGTGTACTTATCCTAACTTTTTATCTTTCAATTTTGGTAATAAATAAGCTTCAGACTCCATTCTCTGCTCACACATTCCTCTCATTCTACACCTACATTTCTTTTGAAAGCTATCATCCATCTCATTTCTCCTTTTTCCGATGGAAGATTTGAACAAATGGTTGTTAGAAATGGAGCGTGAAAATATGGAAGAGCTCGAGCGGATTCAAGCTACAAACTCTCAAGCGGCTGCAATGTTGGCGCAATATCAATTATTGGGGACACCTAGAGGGCGTGGTTCAAGACCTAGCCGTGCCCCAAATGTCGAAAGACATAGAGAAGTCCGAGGTCATTTTCTCCTGCAGGATTATTTTGTCGAACGTCCAGTGTACGACGAAGCAGGCTTTCGAAGGAGGTACAGAATGCAAACACATGTCTTCCAACGCATAATGGAGGATCTTTGCAACCTCGATAGTTTTTGGGGGCAAAAATCAGATGCCACCGGAAAAATAGGATTGCTTCCCGAACAAAAAATGACAGGTGCCCTGAGAATGCTTGCGTACGGTGCAACTGCTGATCAATGTGATGAAATCACTAGAATGGGAGCTTCTACGGCGCTGAAATGTCTGAAGAAGTTCTGTAGACAAGTCGAGTTTCTTTACGCTGGGTGGTTCCTTTGTCCTCCAAATCCTGCTGACTTACATAGGCTTCTCAATAGAGGACAACGCCGTGGGTTTCCAGGCATGATCGGAAGCATCGATTGCATGCATTGGGAATGGAAGAATTGCCCAACTAGCTGGGCTGGAGCTTTCTCGGGTCGAAAGGGTAGACCAACTATTATTCTTGAAGCAGTGGCGTCTTACGATACGCATATATGGCATGCTTTCTTTGGAACTCCTGGAGCTCAAAATGACCTCAACGTTCTTGGTGCATCTAATGTGTTCGAGCGTGTCATAGGTGGAACTGCTCCTCTGGTTGAGTTTGAGGTCAATAACAAAAGGTACACTAATGGTTATTACCTTGCTGATGGAATATACCCGAGGTGGTCAACTTTTGTCAAAACAATATCAAATCCCAGAACAGAAGAGGAGAAACACTTTTGCAAAAAACAAGAGGCTTACCGCAAAGATGTGGAAAGGTGTTTTGGTATCCTCCAATCTCGATGGGCCATACTGCGTCATGGTGCTAGGTTGTTTAAACTGGAGGATCTTCGAGCCATCATGATAAGTTGTATCATTCTTCATAACATGATTGTGGAGGATGAGTTTGTTGAGGAAGAAATTGCGGAGCCTGAAGAAGCTGATCTAATGAATCCAGCAATGGCAACCGTCTATGATCGGCCTGTGCATCCTGATACTGGAGAGGCTATTCCTTTCGAACCAGTGGGGAGAGATGGACAAAATCTTCCTTCATTCATGGATAGTGAATTTCAGGTAGAGTCAGCCTACCTCCACAAATGCCTACAAGATGATTTGGTGATGCACAACTGGAACAAGGATGGTACCTGAGTATGAACCACCTACAATTTATTTATTAGATTTGAATAAATGGTGGTTTGTAATTTTAAATCATGTattctatgtttgtgtgctttatTAATatgtttggttttctttgtaacATGTTTATCTATCTTTGAGAATAAAGTTTGGTTTGACATTAATACAATATTGTCATTGCAGTTACAAACTTGTATTACTATTGTTATTGTTATGTttataatttaatttattcaaagcaaaaaaaatttatttcataaaattaaaattacataaGTGAAATTTAAATtacattaaaaaataaaacttgattTCCTAAACAACTTTTAAATTTAGTCGAATTGGGGTATGTAGCAACCGCTACTACCACCATCGGACATTGTTTTTACTACGATAtcacccttcttctttttccaccAAGCCTTTGATTGTGGTGTCATGGAATTAGTATCCATGGCCATAATTCTTGCATCTTCTTTTGcctcttcaaattcaaataccTTCTTTGTGTGAGAggccatttcttcatttcttttcttcactAGCTCAACAGAAGCTTGGGTTGATTCGGCCATGGCTTGAATAGCAAGAGCCATACTTTCAGTTGCATCTTGcgccttctttcctttcttctttgcttctttGGCTCTCTTTTGTCCCATTGGTCTTGGCATGGAGCTTGATGGTGTCTCCGAAACGATATCATCATCCAACTCAATTGGAGACTCATTTTCGGAGGCAGTAGCTGTCGAATATGATGCCGGTGGTTGAGGATTAGATGATGGATCAACAAAATACGGGTGGTACTTAACTTTCTCCCAACATTCAAATTTATCAAATTTCTTGGGATATTTTTTCATGAAGATCCCTTGAGTTTGATTCATCTAAACAATGACAATGAAGCAATAAAAATCAACCaatagaaataaaatatttGTAAGAGACAAATTTAacttaaaaacataaataataataataatattacaaTTAATAGTATTGGGGGAAAAATCAATACCTCGTCCATCTTATTGGTGCCGCTATCTATACGATTACGGGAGGTcatttgtgcattgtgctaatctttgagaatttttttcaACGTTCGAAACTGAGATTGGAGAGCTTGAGGAGTTCGGCTTGTAGGTGGACCTTGCCAATTTTGCACATAATCAGCATGAACCTTTTCCCATAACTTGGAGGAGGTTATATGTTTTCCGGTGATCGGGCACACAGTCTTACGTGCCCATGAATCACACAATTGAATTTGCTCgtcggtagaccaattggtacTCGAATCTCCTATTGTTGgatgataattgaaaaaaatgaagagaagattgatggaggaagaagatggagaggtaaaattgttgaaaattttagTGTGAGAAATTAAGGTGAGGAactaggtatttatagaatttttgaaaaaaattttCTGATTATTTTTTTACCCCATTCAGATTATTTTTTAGGGTGGAAAAAATCTTACCGTTGTCAATTAATTGCAGCCATTGGATCACATGATCCAACAGCCACAATTAAGTGACCGTTGCGCAAAggacaattaaaaaaaaaaaaacagccgtTGGCAGCAGCCCATGTGGGTGTGGAGCCCACCACCAACGGTTAGGCAATCCATTTGCTGATCCTTGGTCATCCAACTGCTTGGGCAAGTGGGGCCCCCAAAAAACTGCAAATCAGTCAGGCAATTTATTGCCGCTGCATTCcacttttccttctttctctccAATTGGTCATCCAATTGGTATGCTGGTGCATTTGCTCTAAGCGCAGTTTTCCTTCTGTTATTAAATAGAAACCTCCCTCTGAAGGCTACTTAAAACTCAACCTTGATAGTTCTGTACGGGCCACTTCAACTGCAGCAGCAGGTTTTGTTTTTCGTAACTCAGCTGGGGATCCAGTCTTAGCAGCAAGCAATAATGTGGGCTCTCAAGATGTACGAGCAGCCTTGCAGGCAACTCGGCTTCCTGGTCTTACCAACACTGAAGTTAAGAGCGATTCCAAGATCCTCATTGATAGTCTTAATGGTACAAATTCTGTTCC
Coding sequences:
- the LOC112171291 gene encoding uncharacterized protein LOC112171291; protein product: MERENMEELERIQATNSQAAAMLAQYQLLGTPRGRGSRPSRAPNVERHREVRGHFLLQDYFVERPVYDEAGFRRRYRMQTHVFQRIMEDLCNLDSFWGQKSDATGKIGLLPEQKMTGALRMLAYGATADQCDEITRMGASTALKCLKKFCRQVEFLYAGWFLCPPNPADLHRLLNRGQRRGFPGMIGSIDCMHWEWKNCPTSWAGAFSGRKGRPTIILEAVASYDTHIWHAFFGTPGAQNDLNVLGASNVFERVIGGTAPLVEFEVNNKRYTNGYYLADGIYPRWSTFVKTISNPRTEEEKHFCKKQEAYRKDVERCFGILQSRWAILRHGARLFKLEDLRAIMISCIILHNMIVEDEFVEEEIAEPEEADLMNPAMATVYDRPVHPDTGEAIPFEPVGRDGQNLPSFMDSEFQVESAYLHKCLQDDLVMHNWNKDGT